Within the Paraburkholderia flagellata genome, the region CACCGTATTGAGCGCGACGCCCGGCGCCGCACGCGAGAGGCGCTCCAGCAGCGCGGGCAGAAACACGACCTCGCCGATATCGGTCATGCCGATCGTCATGGTGCGCGTGGCGCGCAACGGATCGAAGCCGGTCACGGGATTGAGCGCGCCGTGCAGGGTGGCGAGCGCCTGGGCGACCGGGTCCGCAAGGCGCAGCGCGAACGGCGTGGGCACCACGCCGCCAGGCCCGCGCACAAAGAGCGGATCGCCCAGCAGGCGGCGCAGCTTGGCGAGCGCGTTGCTCACGCCGGGCTGGCTCATGTTCATCTGCTCGGCCACGCGCGCCACGCGCCGCTCCCGCATGAGCCGATGAAAGAGCAGCAGCAGGTTGAGGTCGATATCGCCCAGTTCCATTCATTCAGTCCAGTGATGAAGCAGATTCATTCCATTTTATTGTGGAATGAACAGTGACTGCTGAGAATACGGACACGGTGTGTGCGTGACGTACCCACGCCAGCCGACCCCATAAATCTGAATATCGGAGACACAGTCATGAAATCACCTGATCTGAAGATTGCGATCGTCGGCGCCGGGATCGGCGGCCTTACGCTGGCGCTCGCGCTGCGCGAGCACGGCATCGACGCGCAGCTCTTCGAGCAGACCGACGAACTGCGCGAAGTCGGCGCAGCCGTCGCGCTCTCGGCCAACGCCACGCGCTTTTACGAGCGCATGGGCCTGCGTCCGGCCTTCGAAAAAGTGTGCGCGGAAGTCCCGGGGCTCGTCTATCGTGACGGACGCAGCGGCGATGTGATCGGCCATCATCACGGCACACCGGACTATCGCGGGGAATTCGGCGGCTCGTACTGGGGCGTGCATCGCGCCGACCTCCAAGCGGTGCTGTCGGGCGCGGTCGGGCTCGAGCGCATCAAGCTCAGCCATCGACTCGTCGATCTCGCGCAGCATCCCGATCGCGTGAGCCTGACGTTCGCCAACGGTGAACGCGTCGATGCCGATCTCGTGATCGGCGCCGATGGCGCGCGCTCGATCACGCGGCGCTGGATGCTGGGCTACGACGATGTGCTGTATTCGGGCTGCTCGGGCTTTCGCGGCGTGGTGCCGGCGGGGCGCATGGACCTGCTGCCCGATCCCGAGACCATCCAGTTCTGGGTCGGGCCGGGCGGCCATCTGCTGCACTACCCGATTGGCGACAAGGGCGATCAGAACTTCCTGCTGGTGGAGCGCCATCCCTCGCCGTGGCCGTCGCGCGAGTGGGTCATGCCTGGCGAGGAAGGCGAGCAACTGCGCCTTTTCAAGAACTGGCACCCGGCAGTCGTGCAGATGATCACTGCCGTGCCGATCAGCCAGCGCTGGGGTCTCTTTCACCGTCCACCGCTCGGCCGCTGGAGTAAGGGCCGCATCACGCTGATCGGCGACGCCGCGCATGCGCTCGTGCCGCACCACGGCCAGGGTGCGAACCAGTCGATCGAAGATGCCGTGGTGCTGGCCGACCAATTGGCGAAGGCCGGGCCGGGCAACTGGCGCGAAGCGCAGGAAGCCTACGAGCGCCTGCGCCGGGGCCGCACGCGCAAGGTGCAATACGCTTCGATTACCACGGCGGAC harbors:
- a CDS encoding FAD-dependent monooxygenase, which codes for MKSPDLKIAIVGAGIGGLTLALALREHGIDAQLFEQTDELREVGAAVALSANATRFYERMGLRPAFEKVCAEVPGLVYRDGRSGDVIGHHHGTPDYRGEFGGSYWGVHRADLQAVLSGAVGLERIKLSHRLVDLAQHPDRVSLTFANGERVDADLVIGADGARSITRRWMLGYDDVLYSGCSGFRGVVPAGRMDLLPDPETIQFWVGPGGHLLHYPIGDKGDQNFLLVERHPSPWPSREWVMPGEEGEQLRLFKNWHPAVVQMITAVPISQRWGLFHRPPLGRWSKGRITLIGDAAHALVPHHGQGANQSIEDAVVLADQLAKAGPGNWREAQEAYERLRRGRTRKVQYASITTADVLHLPDGPAAEARNARLGSRAGVLNHLDWIHDFDALAQEPNERQGGTWL